Proteins encoded together in one Prionailurus viverrinus isolate Anna chromosome B1, UM_Priviv_1.0, whole genome shotgun sequence window:
- the FGFR1 gene encoding fibroblast growth factor receptor 1 isoform X3, which translates to MWSWKYLLLAVLVTATLCTARPAPTLPEQAQPWGAPVEVESFLVHPGDLLQLRCRLRDDVQSINWLRDGVQLVESNRTRITGEEVEVRDSVPADSGLYACVTSSPSGSDTTYFSVNVSDALPSSEDDDDDDDSSSEEKETDNTKPNRMPVAPYWTSPEKMEKKLHAVPAAKTVKFKCPSSGTPNPTLRWLKNGKEFKPDHRIGGYKVRYATWSIIMDSVVPSDKGNYTCIVENEYGSINHTYQLDVVERSPHRPILQAGLPANKTVALGSNVEFMCKVYSDPQPHIQWLKHIEVNGSKIGPDNLPYVQILKTAGVNTTDKEMEVLHLRNVSFEDAGEYTCLAGNSIGLSHHSAWLTVLEALEERPAVMTSPLYLEIIIYCTGAFLISCMVGSVIIYKMKSGTKKSDFHSQMAVHKLAKSIPLRRQVTVSADSSASMNSGVLLVRPSRLSSSGTPMLAGVSEYELPEDPRWELPRDRLVLGKPLGEGCFGQVVLAEAIGLDKDKPNRVTKVAVKMLKSDATEKDLSDLISEMEMMKMIGKHKNIINLLGACTQDGPLYVIVEYASKGNLREYLQARRPPGLEYCYNPSHNPEEQLSSKDLVSCAYQVARGMEYLASKKCIHRDLAARNVLVTEDNVMKIADFGLARDIHHIDYYKKTTNGRLPVKWMAPEALFDRIYTHQSDVWSFGVLLWEIFTLGGSPYPGVPVEELFKLLKEGHRMDKPSNCTNELYMMMRDCWHAVPSQRPTFKQLVEDLDRIVALTSNQEYLDLSMPLDQYSPSFPDTRSSTCSSGEDSVFSHEPLPEEPCLPRHPAQLANGGLKRR; encoded by the exons CCCAGCCCTGGGGAGCCCCTGTGGAAGTGGAGTCCTTCCTGGTCCACCCTGGTGACCTGCTACAGCTTCGCTGTCGGCTGCGGGACGATGTCCAGAGCATCAACTGGCTGCGGGACGGGGTGCAGCTGGTGGAGAGCAACCGTACCCGCATCacaggggaggaggtggaggtgcGGGACTCGGTGCCTGCCGACTCCGGCCTCTACGCTTGCGTGACCAGCAGCCCCTCGGGCAGCGACACCACCTACTTCTCCGTCAATGTCTCAG ATGCTCTCCCCTCCTCGGAGGACGACGACGATGATGATGACTCCTCttcagaggagaaagagacagataacACCAAACCAAACCGTATGC CCGTGGCTCCATACTGGACATCCccagaaaagatggaaaagaaattgCACGCGGTGCCAGCTGCCAAGACTGTGAAGTTCAAATGTCCTTCTAGTGGGACTCCTAACCCCACGCTGCGCTGGTTGAAAAATGGCAAAGAATTCAAACCTGACCACAGGATTGGAGGCTATAAG GTCCGTTACGCCACCTGGAGCATCATAATGGACTCCGTAGTGCCTTCTGATAAGGGCAACTATACCTGCATTGTGGAGAATGAGTATGGCAGCATTAACCACACCTACCAGCTCGACGTCGTGG AGCGGTCCCCTCACCGGCCCATCCTGCAGGCGGGGTTGCCTGCCAACAAGACAGTGGCCCTGGGCAGCAATGTGGAGTTCATGTGTAAGGTGTACAGTGACCCACAGCCCCATATCCAGTGGCTAAAGCACATCGAGGTGAATGGGAGTAAGATTGGTCCAGACAACCTGCCTTATGTCCAGATCTTGAAG ACTGCCGGAGTTAACACCACCGACAAAGAGATGGAAGTGCTTCACTTAAGGAATGTCTCCTTTGAGGACGCGGGGGAGTATACGTGCTTGGCGGGTAACTCTATCGGACTGTCCCATCACTCTGCATGGTTGACCGTTTTGGAAG CCCTGGAAGAGAGGCCGGCGGTGATGACCTCGCCCCTGTACCTGGAGATCATCATCTACTGCACGGGGGCCTTCCTCATCTCCTGCATGGTGGGGTCTGTcatcatctacaaaatgaagagTGGCACCAAGAAGAGCGACTTCCACAGCCAGATGGCCGTGCACAAGCTGGCCAAGAGCATCCCTCTGCGCAGACAGGTAACA GTGTCGGCTGATTCTAGTGCCTCCATGAACTCTGGGGTTCTGCTGGTTCGGCCCTCACGTCTCTCCTCTAGCGGAACCCCCATGCTGGCTGGGGTCTCTGAATATGAGCTTCCTGAAGACCCACGCTGGGAGCTGCCTCGAGACAG GCTGGTTTTAGGCAAACCCCTGGGAGAGGGCTGCTTTGGGCAGGTGGTGTTGGCAGAGGCCATCGGGCTGGACAAGGACAAACCCAACCGTGTGACCAAAGTGGCTGTGAAGATGTTGAAGT CGGACGCAACAGAGAAAGACCTGTCAGACCTGATCTCAGAAATGGAGATGATGAAGATGATCGGGAAGCACAAGAACATCATCAACCTGCTGGGGGCCTGCACGCAGGACG GTCCTTTGTACGTCATCGTGGAGTATGCCTCCAAAGGCAACCTACGGGAATACCTGCAGGCCCGGCGGCCCCCGGGGCTGGAGTACTGTTATAACCCCAGCCACAACCCAGAGGAGCAGCTCTCTTCCAAGGACCTGGTCTCCTGCGCCTATCAGGTGGCCCGAGGCATGGAGTATCTTGCCTCCAAGAAG TGCATACACCGAGACCTGGCCGCCAGGAACGTCCTGGTGACAGAGGACAACGTGATGAAGATCGCAGACTTCGGCCTCGCTCGGGACATCCACCATATTGACTACTATAAAAAGACAACTAAT GGCCGGCTCCCTGTGAAGTGGATGGCACCCGAGGCCTTGTTTGACCGGATCTACACCCACCAGAGTGACGT CTGGTCTTTTGGGGTGCTCCTGTGGGAAATCTTCACTCTGGGAGGCTCCCCGTATCCTGGCGTGCCTGTGGAGGAGCTTTTCAAGCTGCTGAAGGAGGGTCATCGAATGGACAAGCCCAGTAACTGCACCAATGAGCT ATACATGATGATGCGGGATTGCTGGCATGCAGTACCCTCTCAGAGACCTACCTTCAAGCAGCTGGTGGAAGACCTGGACCGCATTGTGGCCTTGACCTCCAACCAG GAGTATCTGGACCTGTCAATGCCCCTGGACCAATACTCTCCCAGCTTTCCCGACACCCGAAGCTCTACCTGCTCCTCAGGGGAGGATTCCGTCTTCTCTCATGAGCCGTTGCCTGAGGAGCCCTGTCTGCCCCGACACCCAGCCCAGCTTGCCAATGGCGGACTCAAACGGCGCTGA
- the FGFR1 gene encoding fibroblast growth factor receptor 1 isoform X1 translates to MWSWKYLLLAVLVTATLCTARPAPTLPEQAQPWGAPVEVESFLVHPGDLLQLRCRLRDDVQSINWLRDGVQLVESNRTRITGEEVEVRDSVPADSGLYACVTSSPSGSDTTYFSVNVSDALPSSEDDDDDDDSSSEEKETDNTKPNRMPVAPYWTSPEKMEKKLHAVPAAKTVKFKCPSSGTPNPTLRWLKNGKEFKPDHRIGGYKVRYATWSIIMDSVVPSDKGNYTCIVENEYGSINHTYQLDVVERSPHRPILQAGLPANKTVALGSNVEFMCKVYSDPQPHIQWLKHIEVNGSKIGPDNLPYVQILKTAGVNTTDKEMEVLHLRNVSFEDAGEYTCLAGNSIGLSHHSAWLTVLEALEERPAVMTSPLYLEIIIYCTGAFLISCMVGSVIIYKMKSGTKKSDFHSQMAVHKLAKSIPLRRQVSADSSASMNSGVLLVRPSRLSSSGTPMLAGVSEYELPEDPRWELPRDRLVLGKPLGEGCFGQVVLAEAIGLDKDKPNRVTKVAVKMLKSDATEKDLSDLISEMEMMKMIGKHKNIINLLGACTQDGPLYVIVEYASKGNLREYLQARRPPGLEYCYNPSHNPEEQLSSKDLVSCAYQVARGMEYLASKKCIHRDLAARNVLVTEDNVMKIADFGLARDIHHIDYYKKTTNGRLPVKWMAPEALFDRIYTHQSDVWSFGVLLWEIFTLGGSPYPGVPVEELFKLLKEGHRMDKPSNCTNELYMMMRDCWHAVPSQRPTFKQLVEDLDRIVALTSNQEYLDLSMPLDQYSPSFPDTRSSTCSSGEDSVFSHEPLPEEPCLPRHPAQLANGGLKRR, encoded by the exons CCCAGCCCTGGGGAGCCCCTGTGGAAGTGGAGTCCTTCCTGGTCCACCCTGGTGACCTGCTACAGCTTCGCTGTCGGCTGCGGGACGATGTCCAGAGCATCAACTGGCTGCGGGACGGGGTGCAGCTGGTGGAGAGCAACCGTACCCGCATCacaggggaggaggtggaggtgcGGGACTCGGTGCCTGCCGACTCCGGCCTCTACGCTTGCGTGACCAGCAGCCCCTCGGGCAGCGACACCACCTACTTCTCCGTCAATGTCTCAG ATGCTCTCCCCTCCTCGGAGGACGACGACGATGATGATGACTCCTCttcagaggagaaagagacagataacACCAAACCAAACCGTATGC CCGTGGCTCCATACTGGACATCCccagaaaagatggaaaagaaattgCACGCGGTGCCAGCTGCCAAGACTGTGAAGTTCAAATGTCCTTCTAGTGGGACTCCTAACCCCACGCTGCGCTGGTTGAAAAATGGCAAAGAATTCAAACCTGACCACAGGATTGGAGGCTATAAG GTCCGTTACGCCACCTGGAGCATCATAATGGACTCCGTAGTGCCTTCTGATAAGGGCAACTATACCTGCATTGTGGAGAATGAGTATGGCAGCATTAACCACACCTACCAGCTCGACGTCGTGG AGCGGTCCCCTCACCGGCCCATCCTGCAGGCGGGGTTGCCTGCCAACAAGACAGTGGCCCTGGGCAGCAATGTGGAGTTCATGTGTAAGGTGTACAGTGACCCACAGCCCCATATCCAGTGGCTAAAGCACATCGAGGTGAATGGGAGTAAGATTGGTCCAGACAACCTGCCTTATGTCCAGATCTTGAAG ACTGCCGGAGTTAACACCACCGACAAAGAGATGGAAGTGCTTCACTTAAGGAATGTCTCCTTTGAGGACGCGGGGGAGTATACGTGCTTGGCGGGTAACTCTATCGGACTGTCCCATCACTCTGCATGGTTGACCGTTTTGGAAG CCCTGGAAGAGAGGCCGGCGGTGATGACCTCGCCCCTGTACCTGGAGATCATCATCTACTGCACGGGGGCCTTCCTCATCTCCTGCATGGTGGGGTCTGTcatcatctacaaaatgaagagTGGCACCAAGAAGAGCGACTTCCACAGCCAGATGGCCGTGCACAAGCTGGCCAAGAGCATCCCTCTGCGCAGACAG GTGTCGGCTGATTCTAGTGCCTCCATGAACTCTGGGGTTCTGCTGGTTCGGCCCTCACGTCTCTCCTCTAGCGGAACCCCCATGCTGGCTGGGGTCTCTGAATATGAGCTTCCTGAAGACCCACGCTGGGAGCTGCCTCGAGACAG GCTGGTTTTAGGCAAACCCCTGGGAGAGGGCTGCTTTGGGCAGGTGGTGTTGGCAGAGGCCATCGGGCTGGACAAGGACAAACCCAACCGTGTGACCAAAGTGGCTGTGAAGATGTTGAAGT CGGACGCAACAGAGAAAGACCTGTCAGACCTGATCTCAGAAATGGAGATGATGAAGATGATCGGGAAGCACAAGAACATCATCAACCTGCTGGGGGCCTGCACGCAGGACG GTCCTTTGTACGTCATCGTGGAGTATGCCTCCAAAGGCAACCTACGGGAATACCTGCAGGCCCGGCGGCCCCCGGGGCTGGAGTACTGTTATAACCCCAGCCACAACCCAGAGGAGCAGCTCTCTTCCAAGGACCTGGTCTCCTGCGCCTATCAGGTGGCCCGAGGCATGGAGTATCTTGCCTCCAAGAAG TGCATACACCGAGACCTGGCCGCCAGGAACGTCCTGGTGACAGAGGACAACGTGATGAAGATCGCAGACTTCGGCCTCGCTCGGGACATCCACCATATTGACTACTATAAAAAGACAACTAAT GGCCGGCTCCCTGTGAAGTGGATGGCACCCGAGGCCTTGTTTGACCGGATCTACACCCACCAGAGTGACGT CTGGTCTTTTGGGGTGCTCCTGTGGGAAATCTTCACTCTGGGAGGCTCCCCGTATCCTGGCGTGCCTGTGGAGGAGCTTTTCAAGCTGCTGAAGGAGGGTCATCGAATGGACAAGCCCAGTAACTGCACCAATGAGCT ATACATGATGATGCGGGATTGCTGGCATGCAGTACCCTCTCAGAGACCTACCTTCAAGCAGCTGGTGGAAGACCTGGACCGCATTGTGGCCTTGACCTCCAACCAG GAGTATCTGGACCTGTCAATGCCCCTGGACCAATACTCTCCCAGCTTTCCCGACACCCGAAGCTCTACCTGCTCCTCAGGGGAGGATTCCGTCTTCTCTCATGAGCCGTTGCCTGAGGAGCCCTGTCTGCCCCGACACCCAGCCCAGCTTGCCAATGGCGGACTCAAACGGCGCTGA
- the FGFR1 gene encoding fibroblast growth factor receptor 1 isoform X4, whose amino-acid sequence MWSWKYLLLAVLVTATLCTARPAPTLPEQAQPWGAPVEVESFLVHPGDLLQLRCRLRDDVQSINWLRDGVQLVESNRTRITGEEVEVRDSVPADSGLYACVTSSPSGSDTTYFSVNVSDALPSSEDDDDDDDSSSEEKETDNTKPNPVAPYWTSPEKMEKKLHAVPAAKTVKFKCPSSGTPNPTLRWLKNGKEFKPDHRIGGYKVRYATWSIIMDSVVPSDKGNYTCIVENEYGSINHTYQLDVVERSPHRPILQAGLPANKTVALGSNVEFMCKVYSDPQPHIQWLKHIEVNGSKIGPDNLPYVQILKTAGVNTTDKEMEVLHLRNVSFEDAGEYTCLAGNSIGLSHHSAWLTVLEALEERPAVMTSPLYLEIIIYCTGAFLISCMVGSVIIYKMKSGTKKSDFHSQMAVHKLAKSIPLRRQVTVSADSSASMNSGVLLVRPSRLSSSGTPMLAGVSEYELPEDPRWELPRDRLVLGKPLGEGCFGQVVLAEAIGLDKDKPNRVTKVAVKMLKSDATEKDLSDLISEMEMMKMIGKHKNIINLLGACTQDGPLYVIVEYASKGNLREYLQARRPPGLEYCYNPSHNPEEQLSSKDLVSCAYQVARGMEYLASKKCIHRDLAARNVLVTEDNVMKIADFGLARDIHHIDYYKKTTNGRLPVKWMAPEALFDRIYTHQSDVWSFGVLLWEIFTLGGSPYPGVPVEELFKLLKEGHRMDKPSNCTNELYMMMRDCWHAVPSQRPTFKQLVEDLDRIVALTSNQEYLDLSMPLDQYSPSFPDTRSSTCSSGEDSVFSHEPLPEEPCLPRHPAQLANGGLKRR is encoded by the exons CCCAGCCCTGGGGAGCCCCTGTGGAAGTGGAGTCCTTCCTGGTCCACCCTGGTGACCTGCTACAGCTTCGCTGTCGGCTGCGGGACGATGTCCAGAGCATCAACTGGCTGCGGGACGGGGTGCAGCTGGTGGAGAGCAACCGTACCCGCATCacaggggaggaggtggaggtgcGGGACTCGGTGCCTGCCGACTCCGGCCTCTACGCTTGCGTGACCAGCAGCCCCTCGGGCAGCGACACCACCTACTTCTCCGTCAATGTCTCAG ATGCTCTCCCCTCCTCGGAGGACGACGACGATGATGATGACTCCTCttcagaggagaaagagacagataacACCAAACCAAACC CCGTGGCTCCATACTGGACATCCccagaaaagatggaaaagaaattgCACGCGGTGCCAGCTGCCAAGACTGTGAAGTTCAAATGTCCTTCTAGTGGGACTCCTAACCCCACGCTGCGCTGGTTGAAAAATGGCAAAGAATTCAAACCTGACCACAGGATTGGAGGCTATAAG GTCCGTTACGCCACCTGGAGCATCATAATGGACTCCGTAGTGCCTTCTGATAAGGGCAACTATACCTGCATTGTGGAGAATGAGTATGGCAGCATTAACCACACCTACCAGCTCGACGTCGTGG AGCGGTCCCCTCACCGGCCCATCCTGCAGGCGGGGTTGCCTGCCAACAAGACAGTGGCCCTGGGCAGCAATGTGGAGTTCATGTGTAAGGTGTACAGTGACCCACAGCCCCATATCCAGTGGCTAAAGCACATCGAGGTGAATGGGAGTAAGATTGGTCCAGACAACCTGCCTTATGTCCAGATCTTGAAG ACTGCCGGAGTTAACACCACCGACAAAGAGATGGAAGTGCTTCACTTAAGGAATGTCTCCTTTGAGGACGCGGGGGAGTATACGTGCTTGGCGGGTAACTCTATCGGACTGTCCCATCACTCTGCATGGTTGACCGTTTTGGAAG CCCTGGAAGAGAGGCCGGCGGTGATGACCTCGCCCCTGTACCTGGAGATCATCATCTACTGCACGGGGGCCTTCCTCATCTCCTGCATGGTGGGGTCTGTcatcatctacaaaatgaagagTGGCACCAAGAAGAGCGACTTCCACAGCCAGATGGCCGTGCACAAGCTGGCCAAGAGCATCCCTCTGCGCAGACAGGTAACA GTGTCGGCTGATTCTAGTGCCTCCATGAACTCTGGGGTTCTGCTGGTTCGGCCCTCACGTCTCTCCTCTAGCGGAACCCCCATGCTGGCTGGGGTCTCTGAATATGAGCTTCCTGAAGACCCACGCTGGGAGCTGCCTCGAGACAG GCTGGTTTTAGGCAAACCCCTGGGAGAGGGCTGCTTTGGGCAGGTGGTGTTGGCAGAGGCCATCGGGCTGGACAAGGACAAACCCAACCGTGTGACCAAAGTGGCTGTGAAGATGTTGAAGT CGGACGCAACAGAGAAAGACCTGTCAGACCTGATCTCAGAAATGGAGATGATGAAGATGATCGGGAAGCACAAGAACATCATCAACCTGCTGGGGGCCTGCACGCAGGACG GTCCTTTGTACGTCATCGTGGAGTATGCCTCCAAAGGCAACCTACGGGAATACCTGCAGGCCCGGCGGCCCCCGGGGCTGGAGTACTGTTATAACCCCAGCCACAACCCAGAGGAGCAGCTCTCTTCCAAGGACCTGGTCTCCTGCGCCTATCAGGTGGCCCGAGGCATGGAGTATCTTGCCTCCAAGAAG TGCATACACCGAGACCTGGCCGCCAGGAACGTCCTGGTGACAGAGGACAACGTGATGAAGATCGCAGACTTCGGCCTCGCTCGGGACATCCACCATATTGACTACTATAAAAAGACAACTAAT GGCCGGCTCCCTGTGAAGTGGATGGCACCCGAGGCCTTGTTTGACCGGATCTACACCCACCAGAGTGACGT CTGGTCTTTTGGGGTGCTCCTGTGGGAAATCTTCACTCTGGGAGGCTCCCCGTATCCTGGCGTGCCTGTGGAGGAGCTTTTCAAGCTGCTGAAGGAGGGTCATCGAATGGACAAGCCCAGTAACTGCACCAATGAGCT ATACATGATGATGCGGGATTGCTGGCATGCAGTACCCTCTCAGAGACCTACCTTCAAGCAGCTGGTGGAAGACCTGGACCGCATTGTGGCCTTGACCTCCAACCAG GAGTATCTGGACCTGTCAATGCCCCTGGACCAATACTCTCCCAGCTTTCCCGACACCCGAAGCTCTACCTGCTCCTCAGGGGAGGATTCCGTCTTCTCTCATGAGCCGTTGCCTGAGGAGCCCTGTCTGCCCCGACACCCAGCCCAGCTTGCCAATGGCGGACTCAAACGGCGCTGA
- the FGFR1 gene encoding fibroblast growth factor receptor 1 isoform X2 — protein sequence MWSWKYLLLAVLVTATLCTARPAPTLPEQAQPWGAPVEVESFLVHPGDLLQLRCRLRDDVQSINWLRDGVQLVESNRTRITGEEVEVRDSVPADSGLYACVTSSPSGSDTTYFSVNVSDALPSSEDDDDDDDSSSEEKETDNTKPNPVAPYWTSPEKMEKKLHAVPAAKTVKFKCPSSGTPNPTLRWLKNGKEFKPDHRIGGYKVRYATWSIIMDSVVPSDKGNYTCIVENEYGSINHTYQLDVVERSPHRPILQAGLPANKTVALGSNVEFMCKVYSDPQPHIQWLKHIEVNGSKIGPDNLPYVQILKTAGVNTTDKEMEVLHLRNVSFEDAGEYTCLAGNSIGLSHHSAWLTVLEALEERPAVMTSPLYLEIIIYCTGAFLISCMVGSVIIYKMKSGTKKSDFHSQMAVHKLAKSIPLRRQVSADSSASMNSGVLLVRPSRLSSSGTPMLAGVSEYELPEDPRWELPRDRLVLGKPLGEGCFGQVVLAEAIGLDKDKPNRVTKVAVKMLKSDATEKDLSDLISEMEMMKMIGKHKNIINLLGACTQDGPLYVIVEYASKGNLREYLQARRPPGLEYCYNPSHNPEEQLSSKDLVSCAYQVARGMEYLASKKCIHRDLAARNVLVTEDNVMKIADFGLARDIHHIDYYKKTTNGRLPVKWMAPEALFDRIYTHQSDVWSFGVLLWEIFTLGGSPYPGVPVEELFKLLKEGHRMDKPSNCTNELYMMMRDCWHAVPSQRPTFKQLVEDLDRIVALTSNQEYLDLSMPLDQYSPSFPDTRSSTCSSGEDSVFSHEPLPEEPCLPRHPAQLANGGLKRR from the exons CCCAGCCCTGGGGAGCCCCTGTGGAAGTGGAGTCCTTCCTGGTCCACCCTGGTGACCTGCTACAGCTTCGCTGTCGGCTGCGGGACGATGTCCAGAGCATCAACTGGCTGCGGGACGGGGTGCAGCTGGTGGAGAGCAACCGTACCCGCATCacaggggaggaggtggaggtgcGGGACTCGGTGCCTGCCGACTCCGGCCTCTACGCTTGCGTGACCAGCAGCCCCTCGGGCAGCGACACCACCTACTTCTCCGTCAATGTCTCAG ATGCTCTCCCCTCCTCGGAGGACGACGACGATGATGATGACTCCTCttcagaggagaaagagacagataacACCAAACCAAACC CCGTGGCTCCATACTGGACATCCccagaaaagatggaaaagaaattgCACGCGGTGCCAGCTGCCAAGACTGTGAAGTTCAAATGTCCTTCTAGTGGGACTCCTAACCCCACGCTGCGCTGGTTGAAAAATGGCAAAGAATTCAAACCTGACCACAGGATTGGAGGCTATAAG GTCCGTTACGCCACCTGGAGCATCATAATGGACTCCGTAGTGCCTTCTGATAAGGGCAACTATACCTGCATTGTGGAGAATGAGTATGGCAGCATTAACCACACCTACCAGCTCGACGTCGTGG AGCGGTCCCCTCACCGGCCCATCCTGCAGGCGGGGTTGCCTGCCAACAAGACAGTGGCCCTGGGCAGCAATGTGGAGTTCATGTGTAAGGTGTACAGTGACCCACAGCCCCATATCCAGTGGCTAAAGCACATCGAGGTGAATGGGAGTAAGATTGGTCCAGACAACCTGCCTTATGTCCAGATCTTGAAG ACTGCCGGAGTTAACACCACCGACAAAGAGATGGAAGTGCTTCACTTAAGGAATGTCTCCTTTGAGGACGCGGGGGAGTATACGTGCTTGGCGGGTAACTCTATCGGACTGTCCCATCACTCTGCATGGTTGACCGTTTTGGAAG CCCTGGAAGAGAGGCCGGCGGTGATGACCTCGCCCCTGTACCTGGAGATCATCATCTACTGCACGGGGGCCTTCCTCATCTCCTGCATGGTGGGGTCTGTcatcatctacaaaatgaagagTGGCACCAAGAAGAGCGACTTCCACAGCCAGATGGCCGTGCACAAGCTGGCCAAGAGCATCCCTCTGCGCAGACAG GTGTCGGCTGATTCTAGTGCCTCCATGAACTCTGGGGTTCTGCTGGTTCGGCCCTCACGTCTCTCCTCTAGCGGAACCCCCATGCTGGCTGGGGTCTCTGAATATGAGCTTCCTGAAGACCCACGCTGGGAGCTGCCTCGAGACAG GCTGGTTTTAGGCAAACCCCTGGGAGAGGGCTGCTTTGGGCAGGTGGTGTTGGCAGAGGCCATCGGGCTGGACAAGGACAAACCCAACCGTGTGACCAAAGTGGCTGTGAAGATGTTGAAGT CGGACGCAACAGAGAAAGACCTGTCAGACCTGATCTCAGAAATGGAGATGATGAAGATGATCGGGAAGCACAAGAACATCATCAACCTGCTGGGGGCCTGCACGCAGGACG GTCCTTTGTACGTCATCGTGGAGTATGCCTCCAAAGGCAACCTACGGGAATACCTGCAGGCCCGGCGGCCCCCGGGGCTGGAGTACTGTTATAACCCCAGCCACAACCCAGAGGAGCAGCTCTCTTCCAAGGACCTGGTCTCCTGCGCCTATCAGGTGGCCCGAGGCATGGAGTATCTTGCCTCCAAGAAG TGCATACACCGAGACCTGGCCGCCAGGAACGTCCTGGTGACAGAGGACAACGTGATGAAGATCGCAGACTTCGGCCTCGCTCGGGACATCCACCATATTGACTACTATAAAAAGACAACTAAT GGCCGGCTCCCTGTGAAGTGGATGGCACCCGAGGCCTTGTTTGACCGGATCTACACCCACCAGAGTGACGT CTGGTCTTTTGGGGTGCTCCTGTGGGAAATCTTCACTCTGGGAGGCTCCCCGTATCCTGGCGTGCCTGTGGAGGAGCTTTTCAAGCTGCTGAAGGAGGGTCATCGAATGGACAAGCCCAGTAACTGCACCAATGAGCT ATACATGATGATGCGGGATTGCTGGCATGCAGTACCCTCTCAGAGACCTACCTTCAAGCAGCTGGTGGAAGACCTGGACCGCATTGTGGCCTTGACCTCCAACCAG GAGTATCTGGACCTGTCAATGCCCCTGGACCAATACTCTCCCAGCTTTCCCGACACCCGAAGCTCTACCTGCTCCTCAGGGGAGGATTCCGTCTTCTCTCATGAGCCGTTGCCTGAGGAGCCCTGTCTGCCCCGACACCCAGCCCAGCTTGCCAATGGCGGACTCAAACGGCGCTGA